The nucleotide sequence AGTGTAGTTCCTTCTCTAATCAAGGAAGGATTTGGAATTTCATTATATTTTAATAATTCTTTCCAGTTTCTCGGATCTTGTAGGAATTCCTTAGCGATCTTGGATAAGGTATCATTCTTTTTTACCTTGTATTCGAAAACGTCTTCTTGAACTCCTTTTTTAGGTTCTGCGAGTAAACCGATCAAAGAAACGGAAATGAGTAAGATTGCAAAAATATGAAAAAGTTTGGATCGAGAGATCGAAAAAGGGAAATTCTGGAAGGCCATAGATTATCCTGGAAACTAGTTCTATTCTATCATTAGAAGAGAATCTTTTGGGAATTCCAACAAAATACGCTGCTTAGGTGAAAAAGGAGATGCAAGAATCAGGCGGAATTTCGTGGAAAATGATTGCCTAATTTTCCGAAAATCCAATGATTTGAGCCTCATTTCGGATATCGTAAATGTCTCCTCATCTTCCACCATTTGTTCCCATTGTTTTCGGTTCTACGGTATTTGCCATTTTGGGATATTTTTTCTCTCTTGTACTAGGCTCTCGAAAAAATTGGATCGGTTCTTCTTTAATCCTATTAGCGTTGGCTGTCTGGCTTTTGTTGCAAGCTGTCTTAAGTTGGTCCGGATTTTATTTGGTAACGGACTCTTTTCCTCCCAGATTTTTTTGTATGGTGGTTCCTCCGATCTTGTTCTTAGTTTTACTTTTTATTTTTCCGTCTAGCAGGGCTTGGATGGACCAGATCCCAGGGGAGAATTTACTCTACTTACATCTGGCAAGGATACCCGTGGAGCTTGTTTTATACTGGCTGGCAATGTACGGTTTGGTGCCCGTCAATATGACGTTTGCAGGTTGGAATTTCGATATTCTAATCGGATTAACCGCACCGATCGCGGCCTATTTCATTTTAAATAAACCTACTTCTTCTAAAAATTGGATTTTGTTTTGGAATCTAATTGGCCTTTTATTTTTATTGAATATAGTGATCCTGGGGATCTTATCCGCACCGGGGCCATTTCAAAAATTGTCCTTTGATATACCGAACAGAGCGATTCTCCAATTTCCATACGTATGGCTGCCTTCTTTTATAGTTCCTTCCGTTCTATTCGCTCATTTTGTTTCCATTCGAAGAAGAATTGTCGCAGAATAACTTTGTATCTTACTTTCGGAAAATCATATTCTAAAATAGTAATTTCTATTATTTGCATGTTCCTGTTTGGTTCTTGTTTTCCGGATATGGTCCGCAAAAAAAGAACTGAGAACGAATGGTTTAAATTAGAGAAGGTTTATTACAAAACGGAACCTAGGAAAATCGAGATCTTTCTAAAAGGTACCGTAAAAAATCCGTCTTTAGCGAGTTTGGAAGCATTCGAATTAAATGAAAATTCTTCCGATACTTTATTGTTTCAGCACGAAAAACCGCTTACAGTAGGCTCTGTTCTTTTAAGATTTAATGTAGAAGTTCCGGAGAACAAGGATTGGATCCGAAAAGTCGGGACCACTCGTAAATGGATAGCAATCGTTTTAAAAAACGATAATGGACAGATCACTCATCTGCAAACTGAAATTTCTATCCACGAATCGGATAAGAAACAATTTAGAAAAGATCTTTCTTTGGAGGCCGAAGGAGAGTTCATTCGTTTGGACGGAAGAGAATGGAAATTGGTTTCCGATGTGGATAGGATGGATCAGGCATTATTGCAATATATTCCTAAACAGGAGTCTCTATTGTTTTGGAGCGAGATGCTTTCCATTCATATTTATAAGGTGAGAGTCTCTTCCCCTACTGAAATTTATTCGCTGTTGGAATCCGGTAAGAAGAAAGAATGTCCGAATATTCTTTGGAGCCTGGAATCGGAGAAATCCGGAAAAATTTCTTATTCTTGGGAACATTCCGGTTGTGGTAAACAACCTACTTCTTCTCAGGTTTCCAAATTGTACAGAGGAGAATTCGGAATTTATAATATTCGTTACGATAAAAGAGGGAAAATAGGGCCGGAAGATAAAACACACTGGTCCGAATTGTTGGATCGCCTACCTTCAAAGTTGGACTGAAATTTTTAGATCATACCGCGAGGGATCGAGCCGGGGTCAAAAAATCGCGGAAGAGATTTTTTGACCGGAGGTGAGAGCCCGGTCCGAGCAAATCAAGGACGCGGCCAAGGCTAAAAAATACGGTCTTTTGTTGGAATTCCAACATATCGAAAGGGGATTTTTTGCCTTGACCAAGATCCGGAGAAGTCCAAATGATGTAATTACACATGTGTAATTACATATATGCAAGTGCACATTAATTCTCTTAGGAGATTCTGTATGGAATTGACGATAGGTAAACCGGTGCTTTCCCCTTATAGTTTTGCAAGGATACGTTTTCAGGATTGTGATCCTTTCGGCCATTTGAATAATGCAAGGTATATGGATTACTTTTTGGAGGCTCGTTCGGAGCAGTTGAGAGAGACCGCTAATTTCGATTTTTATGAATACGGTTCTAGTTCGGGTAAATCCTGGGTGGTGAGTAAGGTGGAGACCCAATATTTGGAGCCGGTCAAACAGAATGACGTTGTGAAAATAGTGACTCGTTTGATCAGACTGACTCCGGCCACGATCCATAATGAATACTTACTTCTAGATAAGGAAGGAAATCGTTTGAAGGCCGTTTTGAGAGCTCAGTTCTCCTTTATTGATCTTCAAAAAGGGCGTCCCGTTCGTCATGACCAAGAGATGATGTCTTTTTTAGGGAACTTCTTATTTGATGAGCCCGGTTTGGAAGATGGTTCTTTCGAAGATAGGGTAAAACAGTTGCGAAAACAAGTATCGGAGGGAAAATATTCCCAAGACTGATAGTCTTTTTTATCTTTTATGTCCAAGAAGTCTCAAAACACTATGGCTCGGAAGTCCGAAAAATTTCCGAGCAAAGCGGATATGCTTAGCGCAGGTTTAAGTTGTGTGAACTTCAATCTGCGCAGGGCCTCTCGGGCGGTCACTCAATTTTACGATAGAGAATTGGAGAAAGCGGGTCTTACTTCTCAAAGATTCAGTTTATTGCATACTCTTGGCGCCACTGACGGTCTTGCCCTTGCCGAATTAGCGGACCTTCTTGTTTTAGATAGAACAACTTTGATCCGTAACTTGACACCTTTGGAAGAATTAGGCTATGTCGCGGATGTTCCTTCCGAAAACAAAAGGGCTCGAAAGGTGATCTTAACCCAAAAAGGGTTGGAAGCTTTGAGGGTCGCTTATCCGATCTGGGAAGAGGCTCAGGCAGCGGTTACCGAGGCGATGGGGGAGGACGATCTCAAAAGATTGCTGAAAAGGTTAAACTCGATCGTTCGCAAAAGGAATTTTAAAGAATTTTCCAAATCGGAAGATTGAAATCCGATGTTATTAGTTTATTTTTCCATATTATGGAATCCTAACATTCGAATCGGTTTCTGAGGTCAATGAATAAGAACTTTTATCCTATCCTGATCATCCCCGTTGTACTGTTTTTCGCGTATTACTTCTTTTCTCCTAGTTGTGTTTCAGGCGATTGTAAAAACGGGACCGGGACCAAGATCATGTCCGGATCGTATCGTTATGACGGTAGTTTCCAAAATGGTCTAGCTCATGGAAAAGGCAAACTTATATTAGGAGGAGTGGAGTCTTACGACGGGGAATGGGATCGGGGAAATAAAGAAGGCAAAGGCACTTATAAATATGCGGATGGTACCGTTTACGAAGGTGAATGGAAAATGAATAAAAGGAACGGCTTCGGTAAATTATCCGATCCGGAAGGGAATCCGATTTTCGAAGGGCAATGGAAAGACGATATCCAGGTTCTGGCCAAAAATCCAAAATGAAATATATTAGTTTTTTCTTAATTCTATTTTCTGTTTCGATTTACGGAGAAGGACCTAAGCTCCTGGTTTCTCAGATCGGTAAAAATATTTACGTACACACTTCTTATAAACTTCTAAAAGACGGTTATTTTCCTTCTAACGGACTTTTGATCGAAACGGGAGAAGGTGTCGTTCTCGTGGATACTGCCTGGGGAGAAGAACAAACCTTCGAACTCTTGGATTGGATCTCTAATAATCTGAAAAAGCCGGTGATTGCCGTCATTATTACCCATTTCCATGAGGATAGAGCGGGTGGGATAGATATATTAAAAAAACAAAATATTCCCTCTTATGCCGGGAAAAGAACTATTTCTATTTTGAAAGAGGAAGGTGAATCTGTTCCGGAAAAAGTCCTAAAAGACAAGGATCTATTGGTATTCGGTAAAACTAAAATTGAGACTTTTTTCCCCGGCGCAGGTCATTCTAAGGATAATTTGGTCGTCTGGCTTCCCGGATCTCGAATTTTATTCGGGGGTTGTTTGGTAAAAAGTGTCGAAGCGGATGATATCGGTAACACTAAGGACGCGGATCTCAAAGAATGGCCCAAAACCATTCGTAAGTTGGAGAAGATGTTTCCGAAAATTTCTATCATAGTTCCTGGACATCAAGCTTGGGGCGGAAGAGAGAGTTTGAAACGTACCTTGGAGTTGTTGGGAGTTTCGAAATAAATTTTTTCATTGCGGTTCCTAACTTAACATTTAGGTTCGTTGGAATTTAAATTATTTAGGCGATCACAGATGAAAGTTTATGGTACTTCCGTTTCCGGGAACTGTTATAAAATTAAACTATTGCTTCATTTATTGAAAATCCCTTATGAATGGATCGAGACCGACACCAGAAAGGGCGAGACCAGGACTCCGGAATTTCTTCTTAAAAATCCCGTAGGGAAAGTACCTCTCTTGGAATTGGACTCCGGGGATTTTCTTTCCGAGTCGAACGCGATCTTATACTTCTTAGCTAATGAAAGTAGTTTCTTTCCGGAAGATCTTTTAGTCCAATCTAGAATATTACAATGGATGTTCTTTGAACAATATAGTCACGAGCCATATATTGCCGTTAATCGCTGGTTGATCCATTTTCAAAATAAAAAGGATGACCCAAGGATCCCTGGAAATCATACGAAAGGATTGGAGGCTCTTAAGATCATGGATGATCATCTTGTTAAGAATCAATATTTCGGCTTTGAGAAGCCGAGCATTGCTGATATTTCCCTCTTTGCATATACACATGTGGCGGAAGAAGGTCATTTTCCTGTTTCGGATTTTCCGAACTTATGCTCTTGGATAAAAAGGGTCAGAGAGCTCCGGGATTTTATTCCGATATACTAAGGATTTATATTGAAAAGTGTACGTTTCAAGACGGGGAGAAGCGTGAGTATGCTTTTCTAAATTCTCCTTGATTCCTTACTTTTGGTTTCCATATTCTACCGTTAAGATTCGGCCGATCCGATCCCGGCGAAAAAATGACGAAATACCCTCTTTCTAAGATTTATCTAACGTGCGGAATCGCGGTTATTGTTATTGTTTTCGGGATTTTTCTATATTCTTTCCTCCGGAACGGTTCGGGTGTTCCGGTCTTTACGGATCGTTTCGAGTTTAAGAACCTAACAAGGGCAGAGGCGGAGAAGTTTGGGGTCTTAGGTATTCCCAATGGTGTAACGAATTACTTTATCAAACGTTGCGGTTATAAAGAATCTTGGGTGGTTTATTCCAAATATAAGGTAGAAAGTTCCGAGTTCAGGAAGTCGCTCTTGGAACGATTCAAAAACCATCCAGGGTTGAACCGCAGATTCGATTCTTATCCAAAGGATTGGCCTGAAAATTTTGATCAGGGAAATTGTAAACCGGACTGGTGGGAACCTTGTCCCAATGGATTTTGGGCGGAAATTTTCAAGGATATCCCTGTTGTATCTCATAAAGACAAAGACGGGTTTTATCTTTGCGAAAGCGGCAAGGAACTTAGATGGTTCGTTTTTCATTTTAGAAATATCCTATAACTATCTCGCAGATGAAGAGTATATTCAAAAAAATTGATATTGAAGAAAGACATTTGGTTTACGCAAGTTTGAGCAGGCGGGTTTATGCTCAATTCCTGGATTTTTTGATCTTATGTCCTGTTTTAATCCCGCAAGTCCTTGTTTTTTATTACCATAATAAAATGGTATACGCGGTGTTTCCGTTCTATACCGCCTTACATTCCCTCCTGTATATAGGGTATAGATTCGTGATGCACGCCTTATTCGGTAGGACGTTTGGTAAGGCCTTTGCGGGGATAATCGTTACCGATTCGAACAAAGGGCGTTTAGGTTGGGGTAGATCTTTTATCAGGATCTTGCCCGAACTTGCTTTGTCATTAGTAACTATCGTGAGTGCAGTGTATGATTCTAGGATTTTCATGGAACACCAGGCTGAAATGGAAGGTCTGCCATTGGCAGGCGTTCATAGGATCTTGAATAAATGGAATCCTTTGGATAATTTTACCTTTTGGGATTCGATCGTATATTATGGGATTTCGTTGATTTATATCTTCTTTTCTCACAAAAGGACGGCATTACACGACCTTTTTGCAGGGACCAGGGTATTTCGTTATAGAGCGGAATGACGATATATGGCCGAATAATGAAATAAATTTCCTTTCTACAATCTCTTGACTCATATTCCGTAAATGTTATACTACAAAAATGCGGATCTTCGATTCTCACTTCCATATCATAGATCCAAGATTTCCTTTGGTGCCAAATCACGGTTTTTTGCCCGAACCCTTTACGGTTTCGGACTATAATAAACAAGCGGATTGGCTCAGGATCAAAGGAGGTGCAGTCGTTTCCGGTTCTTTTCAGGCGTTCGATCAGACTTACTTATTGGATGCGCTTTCCGTATTAGGAAAAAATTATGTAGGTGTGACCCAGCTTCCTGCAAACACTAAGGATTCCGAAATTTTATCTCTTCATAAATCGGGAGTGAGGGCAGTACGATTTAACGTAAGAAGGGGGGGGTCTGAGGAAATTTCCAAGATCAAGGAGATGGGAGCCCGAGTCTATGATATAGCCGGTTGGCATGTGGAATTGTATATTGATGCCAAAGAGATCGACGAATTTTTGGAAGAAGTCTTATTGTCCCTACCTAAGGTTTCAATAGATCATTTAGGATTATCTAAACAAGGATTTTCCACTACTTTAAGATTGGTGGAGAAAGGAGTAAGAGTCAAGGCTACAGGTTTCGGACGGACCAATATGGATATAAGATCGGCCCTAGCGGATATTTCAGATATCAATCCGGATGCC is from Leptospira sp. WS58.C1 and encodes:
- a CDS encoding acyl-CoA thioesterase is translated as MELTIGKPVLSPYSFARIRFQDCDPFGHLNNARYMDYFLEARSEQLRETANFDFYEYGSSSGKSWVVSKVETQYLEPVKQNDVVKIVTRLIRLTPATIHNEYLLLDKEGNRLKAVLRAQFSFIDLQKGRPVRHDQEMMSFLGNFLFDEPGLEDGSFEDRVKQLRKQVSEGKYSQD
- a CDS encoding MarR family winged helix-turn-helix transcriptional regulator, giving the protein MARKSEKFPSKADMLSAGLSCVNFNLRRASRAVTQFYDRELEKAGLTSQRFSLLHTLGATDGLALAELADLLVLDRTTLIRNLTPLEELGYVADVPSENKRARKVILTQKGLEALRVAYPIWEEAQAAVTEAMGEDDLKRLLKRLNSIVRKRNFKEFSKSED
- a CDS encoding MORN repeat protein, encoding MNKNFYPILIIPVVLFFAYYFFSPSCVSGDCKNGTGTKIMSGSYRYDGSFQNGLAHGKGKLILGGVESYDGEWDRGNKEGKGTYKYADGTVYEGEWKMNKRNGFGKLSDPEGNPIFEGQWKDDIQVLAKNPK
- the bla gene encoding subclass B1 metallo-beta-lactamase; this translates as MKYISFFLILFSVSIYGEGPKLLVSQIGKNIYVHTSYKLLKDGYFPSNGLLIETGEGVVLVDTAWGEEQTFELLDWISNNLKKPVIAVIITHFHEDRAGGIDILKKQNIPSYAGKRTISILKEEGESVPEKVLKDKDLLVFGKTKIETFFPGAGHSKDNLVVWLPGSRILFGGCLVKSVEADDIGNTKDADLKEWPKTIRKLEKMFPKISIIVPGHQAWGGRESLKRTLELLGVSK
- a CDS encoding glutathione S-transferase family protein, translated to MKVYGTSVSGNCYKIKLLLHLLKIPYEWIETDTRKGETRTPEFLLKNPVGKVPLLELDSGDFLSESNAILYFLANESSFFPEDLLVQSRILQWMFFEQYSHEPYIAVNRWLIHFQNKKDDPRIPGNHTKGLEALKIMDDHLVKNQYFGFEKPSIADISLFAYTHVAEEGHFPVSDFPNLCSWIKRVRELRDFIPIY
- a CDS encoding RDD family protein; this translates as MKSIFKKIDIEERHLVYASLSRRVYAQFLDFLILCPVLIPQVLVFYYHNKMVYAVFPFYTALHSLLYIGYRFVMHALFGRTFGKAFAGIIVTDSNKGRLGWGRSFIRILPELALSLVTIVSAVYDSRIFMEHQAEMEGLPLAGVHRILNKWNPLDNFTFWDSIVYYGISLIYIFFSHKRTALHDLFAGTRVFRYRAE
- a CDS encoding amidohydrolase family protein → MRIFDSHFHIIDPRFPLVPNHGFLPEPFTVSDYNKQADWLRIKGGAVVSGSFQAFDQTYLLDALSVLGKNYVGVTQLPANTKDSEILSLHKSGVRAVRFNVRRGGSEEISKIKEMGARVYDIAGWHVELYIDAKEIDEFLEEVLLSLPKVSIDHLGLSKQGFSTTLRLVEKGVRVKATGFGRTNMDIRSALADISDINPDALMFGTDLPSTRSPAPFTEEDLHLVTETFDGELLQKVLYTNALEFYGVNVKV